From the genome of Pukyongia salina, one region includes:
- the serC gene encoding 3-phosphoserine/phosphohydroxythreonine transaminase has protein sequence MKKHNFSPGPCILPQQVFEKTSKAVLDYNGIGLSVMEISHRSKEFIEIMENARTLALEHLGLENKGYKALFLQGGASMQFLMASYNLLEKKAAYLNTGTWSSKAVKEAKLFGEVIEVASSKDANFNYIPKDYTIPPDVDYFHCTSNNTIFGTQLKTLPQTDVPVVCDMSSDIFSRNLDFSKFGLIYAGAQKNMGPSGTTLVVIKEDILGKVSRSIPSMLDYKVHLDKDSMFNTPPVLAVYVSMLTLEWLKEKGGISAMEKINEAKAGLLYTEIDRNPLFKGFVAQKGDRSPMNATFNLTDESVKEKFDTMWKEAGINGLNGHRSVGGYRASMYNALPLESVQVLVDVMQEAERTA, from the coding sequence ATGAAAAAACATAATTTTAGCCCGGGCCCTTGTATCTTACCGCAACAGGTTTTTGAAAAAACCTCGAAAGCAGTATTGGATTACAACGGGATAGGCCTATCTGTAATGGAGATCTCACACCGCTCGAAAGAGTTTATTGAGATCATGGAAAATGCCCGAACACTGGCCCTCGAGCATTTGGGACTTGAAAATAAAGGCTACAAAGCACTCTTTCTGCAAGGCGGTGCTAGCATGCAGTTTCTTATGGCGTCGTATAACCTGCTGGAGAAAAAGGCAGCGTATCTCAATACCGGTACATGGTCGAGCAAGGCTGTAAAAGAAGCAAAATTGTTTGGCGAAGTGATCGAGGTGGCTTCCTCGAAGGATGCTAATTTCAATTATATTCCTAAAGACTACACTATACCTCCCGATGTGGATTATTTTCACTGTACCAGTAATAATACCATCTTCGGAACTCAACTTAAAACGCTACCACAAACCGATGTCCCTGTTGTTTGCGATATGAGTAGTGATATATTTTCCAGAAATCTGGATTTCTCGAAATTTGGTTTGATATACGCCGGAGCCCAAAAGAATATGGGACCCTCTGGAACCACTTTAGTGGTAATAAAGGAAGATATCTTAGGTAAAGTGAGCCGTTCTATACCGTCCATGCTGGACTACAAGGTGCATCTCGATAAGGATAGTATGTTCAATACTCCACCGGTTCTTGCGGTATATGTTTCTATGCTTACCCTGGAATGGCTTAAGGAAAAAGGAGGTATCTCGGCCATGGAGAAAATAAACGAGGCAAAGGCCGGCCTACTCTATACGGAGATAGACAGAAACCCATTGTTTAAGGGATTTGTGGCTCAAAAAGGGGATCGATCTCCTATGAATGCAACCTTTAATCTTACAGATGAAAGTGTTAAGGAAAAGTTTGACACCATGTGGAAAGAGGCCGGTATTAATGGACTTAACGGCCACCGAAGTGTTGGCGGATACAGGGCTTCCATGTATAATGCCCTTCCTCTTGAGAGCGTACAGGTATTAGTTGATGTGATGCAGGAAGCAGAACGTACGGCTTAA
- a CDS encoding D-2-hydroxyacid dehydrogenase has protein sequence MKVLANDGISQSGIDALSAGGFEVITTKVAQEQLANYINENKIDVLLVRSATTARKELIDACPTLKIIGRGGVGMDNIDVDYAREKGIHVINTPAASSASVAELVFAHLYGGVRFLYDANRNMPLEGDSKFKDLKKAYAGGRELRGKTIGIIGFGRIGQEVAKIALGCGMRVMASDMYVEEANITVDFYDGQSVSFLIKSEPVSEVLKQSDFITLHVPAQKEYVIGKKEIEMMKKGAAIINAARGGVIDEDALLEALENEKLSFAALDTFETEPKPAIKVLMNGRLSLSPHIGAATREAQDRIGTELATQIISILKPA, from the coding sequence ATGAAAGTATTAGCGAATGACGGAATCTCTCAAAGCGGAATCGATGCATTATCGGCCGGTGGATTTGAGGTTATAACTACCAAGGTTGCCCAGGAACAACTGGCAAACTATATAAATGAAAATAAGATTGATGTCTTACTGGTTCGCAGTGCTACCACGGCGCGTAAAGAATTGATCGATGCCTGCCCTACCTTAAAGATCATTGGTCGTGGCGGTGTAGGTATGGATAATATCGATGTGGATTATGCCCGGGAGAAAGGAATTCACGTAATTAACACCCCGGCGGCTTCCTCAGCTTCGGTGGCCGAACTGGTATTTGCTCATTTATATGGAGGGGTACGGTTCCTTTACGATGCAAACAGAAACATGCCTCTGGAAGGAGACAGTAAATTTAAGGATCTCAAGAAAGCTTATGCCGGGGGCCGTGAATTACGCGGAAAAACTATAGGTATTATTGGCTTCGGAAGAATTGGCCAGGAGGTTGCCAAAATTGCTTTAGGTTGCGGTATGCGCGTGATGGCAAGCGATATGTACGTTGAAGAGGCGAATATCACAGTAGATTTTTACGATGGCCAATCGGTAAGTTTTCTTATTAAATCTGAACCTGTTTCAGAAGTATTGAAGCAAAGTGATTTTATAACGCTACATGTACCGGCTCAAAAGGAATACGTGATCGGTAAAAAAGAAATCGAAATGATGAAGAAAGGTGCAGCCATCATCAATGCAGCACGTGGAGGGGTGATCGATGAAGACGCCCTGCTAGAGGCCCTGGAGAATGAAAAATTATCGTTTGCCGCATTAGATACCTTCGAAACCGAACCCAAGCCGGCTATAAAAGTTTTGATGAACGGCAGACTGTCTCTTAGTCCTCATATTGGTGCGGCTACCAGGGAAGCACAGGACAGAATTGGCACCGAACTGGCAACACAGATCATTTCGATCTTAAAGCCTGCATAG
- a CDS encoding DUF937 domain-containing protein, translating to MAGILDLLNSDLGKQLINGASRETKQPEDKTAQVVQMAIPLLMGAMKRNAKSPEGAAGLMGALESKHDGSLLDNLGGFFEGGVSEDQKIDGLGILGHVLGGSQDNVVGALSKKSGMDSNSVMQILQVAAPVILAYLGKEKRQKNVSSPSGIEGLLGGMLGGGRKQQKKSQSMIEMLLDGDGDGSVVDDIAGMVLSGGKKKGGLLGSLFGR from the coding sequence ATGGCAGGAATTTTAGATCTTTTAAATAGTGACCTGGGCAAGCAACTTATAAATGGTGCAAGCCGGGAAACCAAACAACCTGAAGATAAAACGGCTCAGGTAGTGCAAATGGCTATACCCCTACTCATGGGAGCTATGAAGCGTAATGCCAAAAGTCCGGAAGGTGCTGCCGGCCTGATGGGAGCTTTAGAAAGTAAACACGATGGAAGTTTACTCGATAATTTAGGCGGATTTTTTGAAGGCGGTGTTTCTGAAGATCAGAAGATAGATGGCCTTGGGATATTAGGTCATGTACTGGGAGGGTCTCAGGACAATGTGGTTGGTGCCCTGTCTAAAAAGTCGGGAATGGATTCCAACTCGGTAATGCAGATCCTGCAGGTAGCAGCTCCCGTTATCCTGGCCTACCTTGGGAAAGAGAAAAGACAGAAAAACGTCTCATCACCCAGTGGAATCGAAGGATTACTGGGCGGTATGTTAGGTGGCGGACGCAAACAACAAAAGAAGTCTCAATCCATGATAGAAATGCTGCTTGATGGTGATGGTGATGGTAGTGTGGTAGACGATATTGCCGGTATGGTGTTAAGTGGAGGTAAGAAGAAAGGCGGCCTATTGGGAAGCCTCTTTGGAAGATAA
- a CDS encoding DUF6146 family protein, giving the protein MMRYFLAILGFALMIYSCDSGRTGMSGGSDATSETMDTVRIANDSLEYEIIILDLGFNNWLVTQPPEGYYSQSFLENRNRLFVTEYNRRVQNFQRYDPNLYQQEINYEFDVDYGYEVNYLLYNYMMFFQERYKQSFTGGRQGPKQ; this is encoded by the coding sequence ATGATGAGATATTTCCTGGCCATATTGGGTTTTGCGCTGATGATTTACAGTTGCGATTCGGGTAGAACGGGCATGTCCGGTGGATCTGATGCTACTTCAGAAACCATGGATACTGTTCGTATTGCCAACGACAGCCTTGAATATGAGATCATTATCCTGGACCTGGGTTTTAATAACTGGCTTGTCACGCAACCCCCTGAGGGGTATTACAGTCAGTCGTTTCTCGAAAACCGCAACAGACTTTTTGTTACAGAGTACAACCGGCGGGTTCAGAATTTTCAACGGTACGATCCAAATCTATATCAGCAGGAAATAAACTACGAATTTGATGTAGATTACGGCTATGAAGTGAATTATCTCCTATACAATTATATGATGTTCTTCCAGGAACGATACAAACAGTCGTTCACGGGAGGCAGACAGGGACCTAAACAATGA
- a CDS encoding DUF6787 family protein produces MKKLKERWNIESNWRLFVIFLVFAVVGSSSAKVAGPVMEAIGIHKDSMAGYFYWPLRIILIFPIYQVFLVLFGWLYGEFEFFWNFEKKMLRLVGLGFLLK; encoded by the coding sequence ATGAAGAAGTTAAAGGAGCGCTGGAACATAGAAAGTAATTGGAGGTTATTTGTAATATTCCTTGTATTTGCGGTAGTTGGGAGTAGCTCGGCCAAGGTTGCCGGGCCTGTGATGGAGGCTATTGGAATACACAAAGACAGCATGGCCGGCTATTTTTATTGGCCACTGCGAATAATCCTGATATTCCCTATTTACCAGGTGTTTTTGGTGTTGTTTGGATGGCTGTATGGCGAATTCGAGTTTTTCTGGAATTTTGAGAAAAAGATGTTACGATTAGTTGGTTTAGGATTTCTTCTGAAATGA
- a CDS encoding TonB-dependent receptor yields the protein MKTFYMSLLLCLIVFTARSQNSISGTVTAAGSNEPLLAAIYIPQLEIGTETDLNGYYELKGIPTGTFTVVCSFLGYATYSEKFSFSGENTSLTIDIEMEESAVEMAQVIIAAPFHKLQRDNVMKVERLSVDELSKSGATTLSEGITTIAGVESISTGVGIGKPVIRGLSANRVLTYAQGVRLENQQFGDEHGLGLNASGTGSVEVIKGPASLLYGSDALGGVLYFNPEPFAAVGKTTADATATYFSNTQGYSFNAGAQTSGEKLKFLARVAYDAHSDYEAGDGTRVTNSRFNETDLKTGLRYQGNKVKSTFRYNYNRANIGIPEELGAQTTEKKPVEPYQEIDNHILSLENNHFFNNSSLDVKLGYIFNDRREFEEHEEGEPEEGPALQMKLNTLNYDVKYNLPDLGDFETIVGVQGMFQKNKNFGEEILIPDATVVDIGVLGTTHYHLEKIDIQAGLRYDIRKLDSDAAFTLEGEMFIPALERDFNSFNAALGAKFDIDKQLSGRVNLASGFRAPNLAELTSNGVHEGTNRYEVGNPNLDNEQNLQLDVSLEYGNEHVEIFANGFYNLVDNFIFILPTGEMIDDNFVFNYVQDDSKLYGGEFGLHLHPHPLDWLHLESSFQTVTGEMDNGENLPLIPANSIRNTLNVEFGANKFFKQSEAFVTLLSVMDQDNTSASELRTGGYSLVNLGASASLQLNATTVDLRFAITNIFNKEYISHLSRLKSDGIMNMGRNITGTVIIGI from the coding sequence ATGAAAACATTTTATATGTCCTTGCTGCTATGCTTGATTGTATTTACAGCAAGGTCGCAAAACAGCATAAGCGGAACTGTCACCGCTGCGGGTAGTAACGAACCCCTATTGGCAGCAATCTACATCCCACAACTCGAGATAGGAACAGAAACAGATCTCAACGGGTATTACGAATTAAAAGGGATCCCAACGGGTACCTTTACCGTGGTATGCTCCTTTCTGGGATACGCCACCTATTCGGAGAAATTTAGTTTTTCGGGAGAAAATACGTCGCTCACCATCGATATAGAAATGGAAGAAAGCGCCGTGGAAATGGCCCAGGTCATTATCGCAGCACCCTTTCATAAGCTACAACGAGACAATGTTATGAAAGTGGAGCGCTTATCGGTAGACGAACTCTCAAAATCTGGAGCCACTACCTTATCTGAAGGTATCACCACCATCGCCGGGGTAGAAAGTATTAGTACCGGGGTGGGTATAGGAAAACCTGTGATCCGGGGCCTGAGCGCTAATCGCGTCCTTACTTACGCCCAGGGGGTAAGGTTGGAGAATCAGCAATTTGGTGACGAACACGGGCTAGGCCTAAACGCTTCGGGTACCGGGAGTGTGGAGGTGATCAAAGGACCGGCTTCCCTTCTGTATGGAAGCGATGCCCTTGGTGGAGTATTGTATTTTAACCCCGAACCTTTTGCCGCTGTTGGTAAAACCACGGCCGATGCCACAGCCACTTACTTTTCCAATACGCAAGGCTATAGTTTTAATGCCGGGGCACAAACCTCTGGAGAGAAACTAAAATTTCTTGCGAGGGTAGCCTACGATGCGCATAGCGATTACGAAGCCGGTGATGGTACTCGGGTTACCAATTCGAGGTTCAATGAAACAGATCTAAAGACGGGACTGCGCTATCAAGGCAACAAGGTAAAAAGCACATTCCGTTATAATTATAACCGGGCTAATATTGGGATTCCTGAAGAATTGGGTGCTCAAACCACCGAGAAGAAACCTGTAGAACCCTATCAGGAGATCGACAATCATATTCTCAGCCTGGAGAACAACCACTTTTTCAACAATTCCAGTCTGGATGTAAAATTGGGATATATATTTAATGATCGCCGTGAATTCGAGGAACATGAAGAAGGTGAACCGGAAGAAGGCCCCGCTCTTCAGATGAAACTCAACACCCTTAATTACGACGTGAAATACAATTTGCCCGATCTTGGTGATTTCGAGACCATCGTTGGTGTTCAGGGGATGTTTCAGAAAAACAAGAATTTTGGAGAGGAAATACTCATTCCAGACGCTACGGTTGTGGATATAGGGGTGCTGGGCACAACGCATTATCACCTGGAAAAGATCGATATTCAGGCGGGCTTGCGGTACGATATCCGGAAACTCGATAGCGATGCTGCATTTACACTCGAAGGGGAAATGTTCATACCTGCCCTGGAGCGCGATTTCAATAGTTTCAATGCTGCATTGGGTGCAAAGTTTGATATCGATAAGCAACTTTCCGGACGTGTGAACCTGGCTTCAGGTTTCCGTGCGCCAAATCTTGCGGAGCTAACTTCCAATGGAGTTCATGAAGGAACAAACCGGTATGAGGTGGGTAACCCCAACCTGGACAACGAACAGAACCTCCAATTGGACGTTTCTTTAGAATACGGCAACGAACATGTTGAGATCTTCGCTAACGGTTTTTACAATCTGGTAGATAACTTTATTTTTATTTTGCCCACCGGGGAAATGATAGACGACAATTTTGTTTTCAACTACGTACAGGACGACAGCAAATTGTACGGTGGTGAATTTGGGCTGCATTTGCACCCGCATCCATTGGATTGGCTTCATCTTGAAAGTAGTTTCCAGACTGTGACAGGCGAAATGGACAACGGAGAGAACCTTCCATTGATACCGGCCAACAGTATCAGAAATACGTTAAATGTTGAGTTTGGAGCAAATAAGTTCTTTAAACAATCTGAAGCTTTTGTCACTCTACTTAGTGTGATGGATCAGGATAATACCAGTGCGAGCGAACTTAGAACAGGTGGATATAGCTTGGTGAATCTGGGCGCTAGTGCCAGTTTACAATTAAACGCTACAACGGTAGATCTTAGGTTTGCGATAACCAATATCTTCAACAAAGAATATATTTCTCATCTGTCCCGACTTAAGTCGGATGGAATTATGAATATGGGTAGAAATATTACCGGTACCGTTATTATAGGGATATAA
- the folE gene encoding GTP cyclohydrolase I FolE: MGSYKSYEEYDQPITDELKQNYTKILEGIGEDMERDGIVKTPERAAKAIQFLTSGHCMDPAEILQEAMFEEEYHDMIVVKNIELYSLCEHHILPFFGKAHVAYIPDGRIVGLSKIPRVVDVFARRLQVQERLTHNILECINETLRPKGVAVVIEAAHMCMMMRGVQKQNSVTTTSGFRGQFEKIETRTEFMRLIGTDLA; encoded by the coding sequence ATGGGGTCGTATAAAAGTTACGAAGAATATGATCAGCCGATCACAGACGAGTTAAAGCAAAACTATACTAAGATCCTTGAAGGAATAGGGGAGGATATGGAACGGGACGGGATCGTGAAAACCCCGGAACGCGCAGCCAAAGCAATACAATTCCTAACATCCGGGCACTGTATGGATCCCGCCGAAATACTTCAGGAAGCTATGTTCGAGGAAGAGTATCACGACATGATCGTGGTGAAGAATATAGAATTGTATTCCCTATGCGAACATCACATCTTACCTTTCTTTGGGAAAGCTCATGTGGCCTATATTCCGGACGGTCGCATCGTGGGTCTGAGTAAGATACCCCGGGTAGTAGATGTATTTGCAAGAAGATTGCAGGTTCAGGAACGATTAACCCATAACATTTTAGAGTGTATCAACGAGACCCTTAGGCCTAAAGGGGTGGCCGTGGTTATAGAAGCTGCCCATATGTGTATGATGATGCGGGGGGTTCAGAAACAAAACAGTGTGACCACAACCTCCGGCTTCAGGGGGCAATTTGAGAAAATTGAAACAAGAACCGAATTTATGCGACTCATAGGAACAGATCTGGCATAA
- the msrA gene encoding peptide-methionine (S)-S-oxide reductase MsrA, with product MKMKNEKIVLAGGCFWCTEAVFQRFDGVLEVRSGYTGGHIKNPAYREVCSGRTGHAEGVQIIFDPETISLQTLLEVFFATHDPTTLNRQGNDVGTQYRSAIFYTSEAQKKEIEAFMDFLKNERIFEKEIVTEVSPLEVFYEAEVNHQEYYNQNAQQPYCQFIIAPKLEKIKKFYSDKLKTNGVV from the coding sequence AAAAATGAAAAAATTGTACTTGCCGGAGGATGTTTTTGGTGTACCGAAGCTGTTTTTCAGCGTTTTGACGGGGTTTTGGAGGTGCGTTCCGGCTATACCGGGGGGCATATAAAGAATCCTGCATATCGCGAAGTGTGTAGCGGACGTACCGGACATGCCGAGGGAGTGCAGATTATCTTCGATCCGGAGACCATTAGCCTTCAAACCTTGCTGGAGGTGTTTTTTGCAACCCATGATCCTACCACCTTGAACCGCCAGGGAAACGACGTAGGAACTCAATACAGAAGTGCTATCTTTTACACTTCTGAAGCACAAAAAAAAGAAATCGAAGCTTTTATGGATTTTTTAAAGAACGAGCGTATTTTCGAAAAAGAGATCGTTACCGAAGTTAGTCCGCTTGAGGTGTTCTATGAGGCCGAGGTTAATCATCAGGAATATTATAACCAGAATGCGCAACAGCCATACTGTCAGTTCATAATAGCTCCTAAATTAGAGAAGATCAAAAAATTTTATTCAGATAAATTAAAAACCAATGGGGTCGTATAA